ACATGGCATTTATGAAGTTGGTACTAGGGAGCCACTGGAGAatccagagcaggggagggccatgGGCAGAGCCATGCCAAAGTGTGGTCCACACACGGTCAGCATCACCTCACCTGggagctggttagaaatgcagacggTGGGTCCTATTCCACACCTACTGAATCAGGatccctgggcggggggggggggggtgtggccCCAGaacctgtgttttaacaaaccATCTGATGCACACTAAAGTTCAAGAAGTGCTGTTGGAGTGTCTGTGGGAAAACAGAGAAGCTGAGAGTGAGTGTGGGAGAGAGGCTGCTATGATAATGCAGGCGAGGATCTGGCAACTTTATATAACAAACCTTTACTAAATGGTTGGAATGTGTCGGGGCTGTGTGTTGGGAGAGTACAGGGTCTGTGTTAGGACACAGATTATGGGGAATAAGGGAAAGGAATAGAAGTGAGAGAAATAGAGGAGGCAGTCTACAGGATTGGACTGGGGGTGTAAGGGTAAAGGAAATGTACAGTTGTGCATGTTGGTTACTATACAAGAGCACCCAGGAAAGGCAATGAGAGTATCTGAGTCTGCTGGAAGTAGGGCTAGCCTTTTCTAATTGTGCGAAGGCATTGTACAGGCTAGATTCCTCACTGCCCTGTAAAGAAGGAAGGATCAGAAGTGGTGTCCAGATATCTGGCCTGGGCCTGTGGGAGAGGCAAGGATGTCAGTAATGGGGAGAAGATAATGACAGCAGTTTGGGTGGAGGTATCTGAGGGCCAGCCAGGTGAAAAGGCTCAGCTCAGAGTTGAACACAAGAGTCAGGCTCAAAGTGAGGTTGTAGCTGGAGGCCGATGTGGGAGCCCTCGGTGATGGGACTGGGGCTGTGGGGCTGGTGAGAGCTGGAAACTGCAGGAGAAACATCCAGAGACAAGAGGTGAGGCCTGAGCCAGCTCCTTGAGGCAAGCCTGGGTCTGCagagtgggcaggggaaggaagccGAGAAGAATCTGAGGAGGAGCCTTTCCAGGAGGGAGGAGAGCTGGGCCACAGGCAGGATTTGGTGCTGGGGGGAGGAGGCACCAGGCGAGGGGTGGGAGCAGCACGCAGGGGTGAGGGGTAGAGATGGTCCTTTCAAGGAGCTTGGCTGAGAAGGCTGGGGAGAGGTGAGGGTGTCTGgggcggcagggggggggggcggtggttaGGCCTGTGTGGACAGGTGAGGTAGAAgctggagatggggtggggggcagacccAGACAGAAGCCCCGGGGAAGGGGTATGGAGGCGGCTGGGCCTTGAGTAGGTAGCACCCCTTTCATGTGAGATGCAGGAAAGGAGGACAGGAAAGAGCTCCCCAGTTCCCACCCGCTGGGAaagaggcagggggcagaggggccagggagggagccCTGGCTGAGTCCGGAGCTGCccggctgggtgggggtggggcgggcatcATGCCCAGTGGGTGAGGAGGGCAGCCCCTCTGTTCCCATCTGAGATCCATGACTCCATCCCAGCCCTGAGCAGGCTGTGGGACTCCTGGTCAGTCTCATCTCCGGAGCGGTCAGGGAAAAGGCCTGGGAGGCCAGAAAATTGACTTTGGAACTTTTGTAAGGTCCTGGCCTTTGGCAGCAAGCCACCTGAGTTTTTTAAGGGTTGGAGGAGATGTTGCTTTGCAGCAAGAGAAACTGAGGTTAGACTGAAGGGAGAACTTCCTGGCCATCAGGGCAGCAGGACAGAACAGCACACCTGGAGGGGCCAGTGACTCAGATCACCTCAGTTAATCCTTTCAcatgtgaggacactgaggctcagagagattaagtcacttgctcaagatcacacatcTCATAAGTGGCTGTGCTGGAATGGGAGTCCAGGGGCTGCCAGAACCTAGGAGAGCTTTAGGGGTCCCCAGGGCTGGACccctgagagagagagcctgagcaagAAATGCTGCTCACCTGTTGAGGTGGCAGAgacagggctggagagagagacagagagaaatgagtCCGGGCCAGAGAcccagggagagagcagagagggaggctgggTGAGTGGGGAGACAGGAGGTACTAGGGGAGCAAGCGGGGCAGCCGGATCCCGCAGAAATGTCTCCACAACAGGAAGCGTCTCATAACATACCTGTGGTTTGGCCAGGCCCCGGGGCTGCCTGAGCGCTCCCCGAGCTCCCCCCCCGCTGCAGCCGCCTGCCGCTGCAGCccgtctggggtggggggcttggaGCATAGGAGCCTGTGCAGGGCTGAGCTCCAtccaccccccaaccccgggAGGGGGGCTGCCAGGGCCacaccagccccacccctgcatgGTCCATTAGGAGCCTTCTCCCTCAGCCCCCCTTTTTATCTGAGCCTCTGGCagctcatctgtgaagtgggatgGGGAGTGCGCAGGCCTTTACATTACGTAGGATCGCCCGCCCGGGTCCCCTCTGCTGGTCACCCCTGGGACCAGACCCTCTGAGAGGGGACTGGTGGGGAGGGGTCACTGTTAGCTGAGGTCTCTTCCCTTCCTGCAACCATGTCCAGGAGAGAGGGGTCTATATTTGTGCCACTTCTTCCTGCCGGCACCCAGTccttcccccccaaccccgcatTGGTCTGAAAGACCCTGGAGCACTCTGCACTCCCAGCCAGCTTCCTTGGCCGCCCCGGGAGGAGGCCCAGGCTGCCACAAAACGCTGACTTGGACAAAACGCTGTTTTACGGGGATTTGTTGAAAAGGGGGAAATCCCCGCTAAGGACTTGCAGCTGTCCAAACACCGCGTCTACCCTGCTGCCGCCACCACTCAATCCCCTGAATCAGCGTCTCCTTATGCACCCCACCTCCCGCCCCTGCCAGCCCAGCCTCTTCCCATCTGCCCTGACTCCTGTGTTCCCCCAGAGAGGGTgatggcttgcccaaggtcacacagcagagccGGCCTTGAGCCTCAGGGCCCTCCCCTGAACCCCGACACTCCTAGCAAATGAATTGTTCTTTTCTCTGCACCTCTGTTCCCTGTGCAGGCTGTTCTTAGCTGAAGTCCTTTGGGACAATGTGAGTGTTCCCACTTCTTCCCAATCTAGCCTACCTGCACCCCtctggcctggggagggggctcccagGGCAGTGTGACAGGTACAAAGTCTGAGGAAAGGACTGAGTGAGTTATTGGCACGGTCTTTAAACTTGATGGTGACTTGAGGTCATCCAACTTTTATGGAGTGTCACTGTGTACCAGCCAAGTTCGGTGCTGGGCATGGAGTGGGGAGAATGTGGCGGGGACAGAGAGTGAAAAGGCCAGAGAGGAACACAGAGCTGGGACCAGGGCAGGCATCCGATAGGCTCCCTGGATGTCCACGGATAAGTAAAAATCTGGAGACTCGAGTGTTCAGAAGCCACAGAGCTTCAGGGAGCCTGTGGCGCGGGAGGGGGGCGAGGGGCAGGAAAGGGGTGCCGGTGGAAAGGAGGCAGGGGGCTtggaggcacccaggcacccctgggtctGATGGTGGCTGGGTTGGGGGCAGTCTGTCCCAGGAGGCTGCCGCAATGTGCCACTCCAGGGGCATCATTTCTCTCCGCAGCCCTGAGAACAGGCTCAGCACACCCCTTCTCAAGGTCATGGGCTTGCTTCCACTCCCCGGCCCCCACTGGACTGGCAGAGGCCAGCCTCCCCTCCAGGAGCTGGAGTGATGTTCTCTCCCCAAACCCACAGGCAGTCTGGagcctctctgtctgtctgtctaggGGCTGCCCTCTCctgtctgcctccccctgctGGTTCTCACAGACCTCTGCTCAAATCCTGGTTGCCAGCTCTCGCCCTGGTGTGCATCGCTGTACCTCCCCAATCCTCAGGCTCCCTATCTCCAGAAAGAAgagtgtgtgtatgggggggggggggctcttcctTCCCAGGGACCTTGTGGgaatgaaatcatttatttatttatttttaaatgtttatttagagtgCAAGCGgcgggggtaggggtgggggggcgggggagaagcagagagaaatgaagagagaatcccaagcaggctccgtgttgtcagtgaagagcatgacacagggctcgatcccacaaaccctgatcatgacctgagccaaaatcaagtaggatgcttaacagactgagcccctcaAGCGCCCCCCGGGGAATGAAATCATTCATTGAACAAAGCACTAGGTGCTTTAGAGGTCTGTTTGCAGTGAGCTGTCATCCTCACTCAGCCCCGGCTCACTCTAGAGGAGACGTCAGCTCTGGGGTCCTGCAGCAGACCTATCACCCTCAGTGGAGGGGGCACAGTGCAGGAGGTGCTGGGACAGGGCGAGTTTAGGAAGCCACAGGGTGTGAGGCGGGGACGCTTCCCAGAGATCCGCATTGCCAAGGAGGTTGTAAGATGGGGAGCTGGCTGGGGGGTCCTGCCTGGGCTCCTGGCTGGACTTGGGACTTTTGCCTCGGTGTCCTGCCTGCCTGTGCTCCCGCACAGTCCTTTGCCTTAAGCATCTTTCCAGCTAAACCCGAGGCTGCCTCACCCTCCATCACCCCCTACCCCAGTGAGGCCTCAGCTCAGCATGGGAAGAGGGTGAGGGCTCCCAGAACCAGGGCTGTGCTGACTCCTCCTGTGACAGTGCCATGACCGTGGCCTCTGGCCTACCAGGCCCCCTTGCCTCCCCCTGCTTCTTGTTACAAgctctgccccctctgcctgctccctcacacccctgcccacccaccaGGCAGAACATTCTGGCTGTGTGCATGGGTGAGCACCCCCACTCCAGGGCCCCTGCCCGGTGCAGGTGGCCTGTGCAGGAGGGCCCTTATCCCATGCCAGAGAGGTGGGACAATACGGTGGTTAGGGGCTGGGGCTCCAGGTTTAGGTTCAGACCGCACGTGCTTCCTCATGTGGAAAGCAGGACCAGCAAGCCTCTCAGGGCTGAAATGTTAGGGCAGTGCCAGCCAGAGCCTCCATCAGCGGGACTTACCTGAGGGCCGGGCCCAGAGTCTGCAGCCTTAGTCCTGGCATCAATCGTGGTGCAGACAGAACAGGCGGCCTGTGTGGAGGGCTGTATCCTGGGCAGGATTCTTCTAGTCCAAGCTTCTGTttctacatctataaaatggggataataactgTATGAGCCCCAGGGGTCATTGAGAGGATCCTGTGAGACGGAGCCTGCAGAGCTCTGGGCTGGGGAGCCCCACAGGTGATGGACGTTACTTTTACTGTTCTGGGGCTCAGGGGAGCTTGAGGGACCTACGGGCCCAATGTTACAAAACCGGCTGATGGCAGAGCTGGGTTGGCAGCTTCACCGGCCTTCTCCTGAGCTCTGCATCCATTCCTGTGAAGCTCTGTGTGATACTGAGCACCTCTAGACTCAGCCCAGCACCAGGGAGGGCTCTGCTCCCCACACGCATCCTGGATGTACATAACCCACCCCCAAACCCCTCGTGCACTCAGGCACATGTGTGGAGAGGCCCCTGGGGGTGAgaggagcccagagcagggaggcaggggagggacctGCCTCGCATGTGCAAAATGCTGGGTAGTCTCTCCTTCCAACATTGATGGGTGCCCACTGAGAGGCAGGTACAGTATCGCCTCTCATCACGGCAGCCCTGAGAAGCAGGTTGTTAGTCCAGCGTTTTAAAATAACGTCTTTGGCACgcctgggtggtacagttggttgagcgtacaacccttgattttggctcaggtcatgatcacggggTCGTGGGATgaagcctcacgtggggctccacgctgagcatgaaacctacttgagattctctctctcttcctctgcccctctccccgctgcTCATGCGcatgctgtctctaaaataataaaataaaaataacatctttattgagatacaattcacacaTCATAACAGTTGCCCCTTTTAAAGTGTCCGACCtcaatggttttttttaaatgtatttgccGTTGGCAGCCTTTACCACAGTCAGTTTTAGAATGCTCTCATCATCCCTACCggaaaccctgtacccatcaTTGTGCTcactccctttcccccttccagcagccctcagcAACTACTAGCCCACTTTCGTCTCTTTACATTTACCTATTCTGggcacttcatataaatggaatcatatacaatttgtgactggcttcctcacttagcatgatgttgtCGGGGTTTTCCTGTAATGTGACACGTAGCAGTACTTtacttttattgctgaataatactccgtCGTATGGTCATGCCATCATCTGTCCAATGCACATCTGGGCTGTTTCTACTTTGTGGCTGTTAGGAATAATGTCGCCATGAACATTTGGGTatgtgtttttgtgtggacatctTGTCccatgaggaaagtgaggttcaCAGAGTGGAAACTCCAGCTGGCGAGTAGAAAACGTAGGCTGGGTGTCCACATCTTGTTGGACAGGCCTTGTTCTCAGAGCTGAGCTAAGTGCTGTGACAGCGCTAGGTCAGGACGTGAAGGAGTGAGGGGTTAACTTTATAGAAGAAGGGGTGACGGCTTCCCAAAGGCcttaaaggatgagtaggaaaTTGAAAGAACATCGCAGGTGGAGAAACAGCAGGGGCAAAGGCCCAGAAGTGTGAGGCTGCCTCATGTCTGGGGCAAAGGTatggtggagaggaggaggagagacaggggtGGTAGGTGATAGGGTCGGAGCCACAGGCACAGACTAGATTTAAAAAGGTCTTGGATGCCATGCCAGACACCACAGAGGATCCTGAAGGCAGAGGGGAGCCCCAGAAGGGCACCATCAACATAATGTGAAGTCAGACAGACCTTAGCCCCCAGTTCTGCTGACCTTTGCTTTAGTTttgtcatctggaaaatggggatgacaataataataacttgTTAAAGTATTGAGAGCATTAAGTGAGTTCCTGTCTCTGGAGCACTCAGCCCAGTACCTGGCAGAAAGCCAGCCCAGCACATGGTAGTGGGTGTTATCGTCAAAGGGTTTTTAGCAGAGGTGTGCCGAGGTCAGATGGGTGCTCTGGAAGGTGTACATTCTGATCTTTTTGTGAGCCCCTGGGTCTGGTGCTAAGCCACCCGGGGGCTGGCTCGATGGCCTGTCTCGGTTCTTCACTGCAGCACGCCCGCGGACGCCATGCGGGGGGCTCTGACGCCCCTATCTtcgctgctgccgctgctgccaCTGCTgtcgctgctgctgctggggtGCGGACCGCGGGCGGCCACCGGAGGCGGGGCCGGCGGGGCAGCGGGCTACGCGCCCGTGAAGTACGTGCAGCCCATGCACAAAGGACCCGTGGGGCCGCCCTTCCGCGAGGGCAAGGGCCAGTACCTGGGTGAGCGCCTCCCCGCCCCGCAGGGCCTCAGACAGCTCCTGACCCTCACCGGCTCCTCCCTGGCCCTCAGCCACAGCCCCTCCGTCTCCACCAGAgaccttctccccttcccttttcttcctgacGCCGGCCTGGTGATTCGGCTCTCCGAGGGGCCGGAAGTGGGTGGCTGGCAGAGGTGATCttcaggtggggtggggagggggagggacggaAGTAGGGGCGCCCCGCTGCAACTGGTTCTAAGGAGGGCTGCTGGCGCCACCTGGCGGCCATTTCTCCCCTTCCAGGTCTTGCGGGGATGAGAGTCACCCGTTTTTGGGAAGGATCGACCTGGGTAGGTTGGGTGCTAGGAGCCCCCAAGATGGCCACTGGACCATCCCTAAACTCCATCATCCATGTACACACGAAGGGGAGACGGGGTGTGGCCTTTATGAGCAGATGTAGTGTACCCCATGGGGGAGTGGGTAGAAGGGTCCAACCGTCTCCACTGGCCAGGCCCCTgactgccccttctctctctctccctcagaaatgcCTCTACCGTTGCTGCCAATGGACCTGAAAGGCGAGCCTGGTCCACCTGGGAAGCCTGGGCCTCGGGGGCCCCCTGGCCCTCCTGGCTTCCCAGGAAAACCAGGCACTGGAAAGCCAGGGCTACATGGACAGCCTGGCCCTGCTGGGCCCCCTGGCTTCTCCCGGATGGGCAAGGCTGGTCCCCCGGGGCTCCCGGGCAAGGCCGGACCACCAGGGCAGCCAGGGCTTCGGGGAGAGCCGGGGATACGAGGGGACCAGGGTCTCCGGGGCCCCCCAGGACCGCCTGGCCTCCCTGGACCCTCAGGCATTGCTGTCCCTGGGAAGCCAGGCCCCCAAGGAGTGCCAGGGCCCCCAGGATTCGGAGGGGAGCCAGGGCCCCAGGGGGAGCCTGGGCCCCCAGGTGATCGAGGCCTCAAGGGGGATAATGGAGTAGGCCAGCCAGGGCTACCTggggccccagggcagggaggtgcCCCTGGACCACCTGGCCTCCCTGGTCCAGCTGGCTTGGGCAAACCGGGTTTGGATGGGCTTCCTGGGGCCCCAGGAGATAAGGGTGAGTCGGGGCCTCCTGGAGTGCCAGGACCCAGGGGGGAGCCAGGGCCTCTGGGCCCAAAAGGGCCCCCAGGTGTGGATGGTGTGGGGATACCAGGGGTGGCAGGGGTACCAGGGCCACAGGGCCCAGCAGGGGCCAAAGGGGAACCAGGAACCCGGGGCCCCCCTGGCCTGATAGGCCCCACTGGCTATGGGGTGCCAGGACTGCCAGGCCCTAAGGGGGACAGGGGCCCAGCTGGGGTCCCAGGACTCTTGGGGGATAGGGGTGAGCCAGGTGAGGATGGGGAGCCAGGGGAGCAGGGCCCACAAGGCCTTGGGGGCCCCCCGGGACTTCCAGGGTCTGCAGGGCTCCCTGGCAGACGTGGGCCCCCTGGGCCCAAGGgggaggcagggcctggaggACCCCCAGGAGTGCCTGGTATTCGGGGTGACCAGGGGCCTAGTGGCCTGGCTGGGAAACCTGGGCTCCCAGGAGAGAGAGGACTTCCTGGGGCCCATGGACCCCCTGGACCTACTGGGCCCAAAGGTGAGCCTGGTTTCACAGGCCGCCCTGGGGGACCAGGGGTGGCAGGAGCCCTGGGGCAGAAGGGTGACTTGGGGCTTCCTGGGCAGCCCGGCCTGAGGGGCCCCTCAGGAATCCCAGGTCTCCAGGGCCCAGCAGGTCCTATTGGGCCCCAGGGACTGCCAGGCCTGAAGGGTGAACCGGGCTTGCCAGGACCCcctggagaggggaaagtgggggaacCCGGAGTGGCTGGGCCTACAGGGCCTCCTGGGGTCCCCGGTTCCCCAGGACTCACCGGCCCTCCTGGGCCTCCCGGGCCACCTGGTCCCCCTGGAGCCCCCGGGGCCTTTGATGAGACTGGCATCGCCGGCCTGCACCTGCCCAATGGTGGAGTGGAGGGCGCTGTGCTGGGCAAGGGGGGCAAGCCACAGTTTGGGCTGGGCGAGCTGTCGGCCCACACAACGCCTGCCTTCACCGCTGTGCTCACTTCGCCCTTCCCCGCCTCCGGCATGCCTGTTAAATTTGACCGGACTCTCTACAATGGCCACAGTGGCTACAACCCAGCCACTGGCATCTTCACCTGCCCTGTGGGCGGGGTCTACTACTTTGCTTACCATGTGCACGTCAAGGGCACCAATGTGTGGGTGGCCCTGTACAAGAACAACGTGCCAGCAACGTACACCTACGATGAATACAAGAAGGGCTACCTGGACCAGGCATCTGGCGGGGCTGTGCTCCAGCTGCGGCCCAACGACCAGGTCTGGGTGCAGATGCCGTCGGACCAGGCCAACGGCCTCTACTCCACTGAGTATATCCACTCCTCCTTTTCAGGGTTCTTGCTCTGCCCCACATAACACCACAGGGGCCTTGCCGCCTTGGCCTCCTCCTCTTTAGTGGTAGAGAGACCTTCTCCGTTACAAGAACctccatttaaagaaaaaaaccaaaggcTGAACACACGCGGAAACAGAGGCAGCCGTGGCCTTGGCCCAAGGAGATGGATTCAGTTTCTCCCTCCATGCAGGCTGAGGTGGTTCCTGGAAGAGGCTGGCCTGGGTTCCTCTCCCCCAAGTGTCTGTGCAGTGCTGTGGTTGCACCCCCATTGCAGGCAGGGCCCCAGGACGCTCAGCCTGGCTGTCGGAGACCCCTGCCTCATTGGGAGTCCTGGGCTCTGCTGGGCAGTGAAGGATGCTGCTTCTCGGAGTCAGAGCTGAGAGGGGCCCGTGCCCCCCCATGCCATTTTCCCAGGGAGACATGGGCCCAAGCCCTGCCCTTCCTGCTGGCCTCTGGATGGCACCTGCTTAAGGAATGAGGCATGGCCACCCTCGGATCTTGGCTGGGGCCCTTCCAGCTCTCCCGGGACCTCCAGCAGATGACGGTGGGTCCCCTGAAGAATTTTTGCTTTCGGGGGAAAGCAAAGGGTGGGGGGCATTGAGGTGGCCAGTGTGGACACCCTGCCAGTGCTGCAACCCCAGGGTGATGCTGTGGCATCAGGCCTGTCCAGGGTGTGTGGCCCCTCCTGCAGGCTCCTGGGAATGGCCAGCCCCCTTTCTGCAGCTGCAGCCACAGGAGCAGTGGTTTGTGACAGGAGGGGCACGGACCTGGGGCAGGATGGCAGCCCCTCATGTTCATCTCCAACTCCCAGCCTGCTCCCACCAACTGGCTCTGCTCAGTGTAAGGGCAGCTGCACAGGTCCTTAGGGACTGCCGCAGCAGGCACGAGGCAGGAGCGACCGTCAGTGAACACGAgtgtcctccctttctctcctttcaccTGCTGGCAGAGGGCTGATGTTTTCATACAAAATTGTAAGGTGTCCTTGCCACACTCAGCCTGAGTGTCCCCAAGGCAGAGAGCCTCTTTTTTGGCCCTCAGAACAAGGTACACACAAGCTCTGGGATGAAGAAGGCTCCCGCCTGCTTCTCCTTAACAAGAACCATGTGGAGGGTATGTGTGTCTACCAGAGGGGTTAATCTGAGGGGGCTTCCTCTCCTTCCACCCTCTGGTTCCAATTTCCTGTTCTAAGCAGGATTAGGGCCCAGAAGGCTGAGGCTCTGAGAAAAAGGGTGCCAGTAGGCTCCTTTGGGATGAGTTGACTCTGGATGTTTCTGCCATTTTCCCCAAGCAGAGCCCCCACCTGTAGGAAATAGGCAGGattcctgcccctcccatcccctaGTTCAAGCTCAGTAGATAAAGCAGAGATTAGTGCTGGGACAAAGCTGGCCACTTTCCCCGGTGGCTCCAGGCCTGTCCATTCAGCTCTCCCCAGGACAGCCCATTTGTCTGTACCAAGTGTGAACCTGGGTCACCCAATGTGGTCTCACACTGCTCCAGTACTGGCCAACGCCAGACTGTCCATGCTGAAAATGGGAGGGTGGTGGCTGACTTCTGGCTCACTGAGCTGCGGTGCCCTGGGCCCCTCGCCAGGCCTCCCTCCCTGACCCACTTCTCCCAACAAAGTAGGCCATTTGACTGCTTGCTTTGTCTTTCAAAAGAAGGGAAACCCAAAGCTGCCAAGTGACACTTTAATAGGTTTTGGCTGGGGTTTGTGGTGGATTTCTTGATTCCCGATACCCAAGAGAAGGGAGGAGTCTCAAAACAAGCTTGGTGGGGTCCCTTGCTCACCCTCCTTCCTGAGCCGAAGCCACCACCATCTGACCAGTCAGGGAGGGGTTCTGATAGGCAGAAATTCATCAGCtctcgggggtggggtggggggcattgcTCAGGGCCTAAGGAGGGCACTGGGGGAGCCAGAAAAAGCTATTTCATAGAGCTGAGCTTCTGCTAAATGTCATTCCTGAAGCCTTTGGGGAGGGGTGGCTGATGTTTCTGAAATGTCTATGGGATTTTAATTCCAGGTGTCCACTTAACTGACCAGCTTTGATAAACAATGCCAAGTTTTAACTATGAAAACTACAGTACCTTGgtgcatttttatattctgatttctaggatttgtgttgttgtttttttttttttggttgtttttttttaagattaaggtttaaatgttttcattagtgatttcatttctaaCTTGGTATATGAAGCTTAGTTCTCTACATACTTATTATGTGCCCTGTGTCACAGATTTGGGAAAAACACACTtgggaatcaaaaaaaaaaaaaaaaaaaaaaaaaaaaccaaacaaaccataggacttttttgaaaagaaaaacagcagtaTTGACTGTATTGACACACCTCAATAA
Above is a window of Panthera uncia isolate 11264 chromosome C1 unlocalized genomic scaffold, Puncia_PCG_1.0 HiC_scaffold_4, whole genome shotgun sequence DNA encoding:
- the COL8A2 gene encoding collagen alpha-2(VIII) chain, which produces MRGALTPLSSLLPLLPLLSLLLLGCGPRAATGGGAGGAAGYAPVKYVQPMHKGPVGPPFREGKGQYLEMPLPLLPMDLKGEPGPPGKPGPRGPPGPPGFPGKPGTGKPGLHGQPGPAGPPGFSRMGKAGPPGLPGKAGPPGQPGLRGEPGIRGDQGLRGPPGPPGLPGPSGIAVPGKPGPQGVPGPPGFGGEPGPQGEPGPPGDRGLKGDNGVGQPGLPGAPGQGGAPGPPGLPGPAGLGKPGLDGLPGAPGDKGESGPPGVPGPRGEPGPLGPKGPPGVDGVGIPGVAGVPGPQGPAGAKGEPGTRGPPGLIGPTGYGVPGLPGPKGDRGPAGVPGLLGDRGEPGEDGEPGEQGPQGLGGPPGLPGSAGLPGRRGPPGPKGEAGPGGPPGVPGIRGDQGPSGLAGKPGLPGERGLPGAHGPPGPTGPKGEPGFTGRPGGPGVAGALGQKGDLGLPGQPGLRGPSGIPGLQGPAGPIGPQGLPGLKGEPGLPGPPGEGKVGEPGVAGPTGPPGVPGSPGLTGPPGPPGPPGPPGAPGAFDETGIAGLHLPNGGVEGAVLGKGGKPQFGLGELSAHTTPAFTAVLTSPFPASGMPVKFDRTLYNGHSGYNPATGIFTCPVGGVYYFAYHVHVKGTNVWVALYKNNVPATYTYDEYKKGYLDQASGGAVLQLRPNDQVWVQMPSDQANGLYSTEYIHSSFSGFLLCPT